The Alnus glutinosa chromosome 8, dhAlnGlut1.1, whole genome shotgun sequence DNA segment TCATTACATACCATCAGAGCAAATACAGAGTAGAGCTAATTTCTCCATCTTAATACGACGCCATTTTCAGCCATTCCCGAACGACtagaatttattaattaacgACATTCTTTAATTGAAACTGTTCATCCCTTAAAATACATGACGTTTATCTCTCCCTAGAGGAGAATTTTATAGTGCATATACGACTTCTTGAACACCATTTTCTCAGAACCCAAAGAAACCATCCACCAAAATCCACCAAAACAAGAAAAcccatttaaaaaattcaataaatttcTCAAACTCCCATCCCATACCACACCAATCAACCATCAAACCAAAGACATAAtacaaagagagaaagaaaaaagcaagaGAACATGCATACTTCCGTGAAAGTGTCATTGAAAGAGACACGATGCCCATCCTTCTCAGTATCGACGAGCACGCCGTCGCAGTCGAAAAGAAGAGCCGATGGAAGAGCCGAAGAAGAAGCTGAGCAAGTGACCCCCCTAGAACTGTCTCTCGAGCTCATTGGTCTGGCTCTTGAAGTCTTATAGTAGATGCTTGTTCTTGTAGCCAGTAGTGAAGATGCTAAGGCTCTTTCATGGGGTTTGAGGCAAGCAATGGAGGTCTTTGTGTTGGAGAACAAAGCTGCTGGAGAAGAAAATGTAGCCAAGGAAATAGAGAAGGTGCTTGACGCCAttagagctctctctctctctctctcactctcggcACTTGGTGCGTCCAACGGTATTGTGTCCCCAACTTATCCACCGTTAAACCACAAATACATTGTGGGTAAGCAGGGGTTGAAGCCCATTGTTGTgctggtttgtttgtttttcacATCCTTGAGAACTTGGGCCTTAGAGCAAAAGCCCAACTGAGAAACTCCCCGAatcaagttttattttattttttttgtaataaattttcaGGAATTttcttatacttttttttaaaaatttttttttttaacttggcTTGTCTCCATCGAAAAAATTACTGCAAATTATGACCATGACTAATGTGTTTTCTGGTGTAATTTTCTAATATTTATGAGAGTCATGTTAGGCAACTCAAACAAGAGATACTTGCGTCTGTCTTGGAACAATCCCTAATCACCTCTAAGCTTAAGAAATCacgattttctttttcccttttccccgtttgaatagaaagaaaaaagaaaagaaaaatgccaGTCAATTAGATAATACAAAATTCACCTTCTAAACTTATTGAAGACTTCAATATCGGTGTAGTCTTTCTTGGTCCCTCCAACATTGCAGAAGGTGGTGGGCACTTAAGTTATCTTCAAAACCACAATCAACACATTTAGTTAAAGCTAAAAGAAAGGTGGACAAATGAGAATATAGGATTTGAGCCGTGAGTCGGCCTTTCTCTCCGTTCTTCCTCTTATGGATGATGTGAATTCAGTAGTGTGTTGCTCGGTGCGACTCTCAGTCTTGTCATTTCCATGTCAAGACGTCAATCATTTTTATCCATTTTGGTTTGTTACTTGCCTTACTATTTAAGGAATTATTGCTTTACAGATGATGGATAGTCTAGCTGAGCTCTTCTCCAAAACGGAAATTCTCTTGGTTTCAGTCTTTCTTGAGTGGAGTCCGCTTCTCTCTATTCTTCCTCTTATGGAtggtgtgaaaaataaataaataaataaattattttggcTCATCtccattgaaaaaattactaaaaattgtgcaaaaataaacattggaaattattttcacttaaaaaacTACAATTCTTCCCAATATTGCATTCTCCCGCGCTTATTTTTGCAGGTGGGatctcaaataatttttttattggatGCAAGccaaactttatatatatatatatatatttatttattttattttatgggcAATATGAGAATTTCATTGCATTAAGAATTTTGCTAATACTTGTGTAGCCCTTTTTGGCATCATAAAGTCCATGTTCtcttgtaaatttgtaatggcCATAGTAACTGTGGATGCTGCCGCCATGATCATGACTAATGTGTTTTCTGGTGTATTTTGTAATATCCACCATGTAAACATTTGCGGGAGTGGGTTAAGAAAAATAGAGATAAGAAGGAAACTTTAATGGGCTACAGAAGCAGGTTAGAGCTGGATCATTCGGATTTAACAATgagaaaatgcataaaatactacaacttttattataatgcACTTATAAActcattgaaaaaaattaagcaacaaaacttgataagtataattaattgttttactGACTGACGCGGTAAAACTGAAAAAATCACagcaagaagaaagaatatTATAGTGATGTTTATGTCACTGTCACGTTAATTTGTAaagaactaaaaataaaatctgtagCACCCACAGCAATTTTTAACAATGATGCTTCAGGCTAAAGGTAACCAATAGAATTTCGCACTCTTTGAGAACaatgaagaatatttttcaGTTCAAAACATAGCATAGGGCCATAGGGGCACAGCGAAAGACATGCTCAATCAGATTTCCTTTTTCAACGATATACAGTTTTTACAACCAAATTTCATGATCGTCAGAAACTACCTACCTTCACTACAGTAAATGTTAGTCCCGAAGATGACACGAGGTGAAGCCGTCACAGAGTCTAGACATGGACACTGCTTTAATCATGTTGGACTTGGCTGCATCTAGCAATGGGTCTGCCTGGAGGGCTTTTTCAAAACAATACTTCGCTTCCCCCAGGCAACCCTCGGCAACAAATACAAGACCCAGATTGTTGAATGCCGGAGCATAACCAGGCTGCAGCTCAAGTGACTTGGTAAACATTGCTTTTGCACGGTCATATTGTTTTTGCTGACGGTACAAATTTCCGAGGTTGGAAAATATAGCATGTGCTTGCTCAGTTGTTGCCAACGCCAAGGCCCGCTTGTACATTTCTTCAGCTTGTGATGGCTCCCCCGATAGTTGCAGTGAGATACCTAGTGATGCAAATATAGAACTATAAGATTAACATATTACAAGAAAGCACTGGCACACGTGCGCACCCGAGGGCTGGGAGGTGGATGAGATGGAAACTAGATATACAAAAATTTTCATGAGCTTGCACATACCGAGATTTGACCATGCAAAGCTGATCTCTTTCAATCGAGCAACTGCAGCTTTCAGGAACTTCTGTGATGTTTTGAATTGTCGAGTGCAGAGGCTATGAAGGCCGAGCTGGTGCCACTGTACAGCATCATCTGGATCCTCTGCTACAGCCTAATTCCAACATAGATGCATGGATTAATGGCGAGGAAAATGTATATAATTATCTAAAAAGAATCCTAGTAGCATCATTATTGATGGAAATGGAAAACAATCCCATATGCTTGGTTTTAGCCCATCATCTACATCAGTATTAGGTAATATCAATGAGCTGTTACACATTTActtgaataaattaaatgaattattgTTCTCCAAAGTTGAAACCCGTATCCTTGTACAAGGAACCAATTTGCAACTCAAAATCATTACTCGAACACAAGAAATTTGATGCATAATCATCAATCTTCAAAATGTTAAAATCGCAAGGGAAAAGACTTTTTAAGTTGTATTCCCAGAACACTAGAAATAACTCTGgtaaaaaatctctctctcccccccccccccccccccaacccttTTTCCTCCTCCCcagcaaataaaaaatcactgaCATTGACATGTATTAAGGCATAAGTTCTGCAGAAGTAGATAATATTATTAAGTAAATGTTTTGTGAATATCTACTCTGGCTAATTACTTGTATCATGCATCATTGACTAATTATCAATAAGATATATACCAAGTGCATATAAGATGGCTCTTATGTGCAAAAGCTGTCCTGAGAAGTCAGAAAATACCTGCTTTAAGCTGTTAACAGCACGATCTTCCACCTCCATCAAATCATTCTGTTTAGTTTCAAATGCAGCAGCAATCTCATGTTGTGCTTTGTGAACCATGGCAAGCCCTGCCCATGCCACGGGAAGATCAATCAGAACAGGATCTCCATCTCTTATTATTGAAGCCATTTCATTTCCAGCCCAAGAGAGCTGTTCACCAGGATCCTGAGACCTTTCTGCATCCTTGATTCGGTTCACCGCAACAGCATATCGGGTAGACATACAATTGGGTTCAATTTTTGCTGCCTAAAGAGCAATAGAAAAAGGAAACAGCTTATGCCAATTGAAACCCACAAGTTAAAAAAACAgacaaaccctttttttttttttctgaaatgaattgaattgaaaCAAATGCACAAGTAAAAAGCTAGTAATTTTTAATGCATGCACATAAATAGATATCCAATATTTATTCTCAGACAGACAACTGTTAATCAAAAATCTCAGACAACCAAGATAAAAATCTTTCCACAAAGAATAAGGAGACCAATAGACAACCTCAAAAATAACTTATAAATGACTTTAGCAATGAGCCATGAGCACCTTCTCCAAGCACTTTCCAGAACTCCTATGATCACCAGTCATATAATATGCATTAGCAAGGTTCGCCCATATATGTGCTGCTTTTGGATCTGGTTTCAATGCTGCTAGCAAACATTCCTTTGCAACATTGACAGCTGTAACCTGTTCTACAGCAGCACCTTCACCAGCATTTGCCCCCGCACCTGAGAGTTTAGAAAGACAGATGTATTTATTAAGGCTTCTAAACCATCTCATATTAATgaggaaataaagaaatattccACAAAGATTGAAATGTATCCACCAGAACCATACAAATCTACACAGTAAGCACACTTGAGTAACAAATCAATATAGTTAATCTAACATGAAGTCAAACTCTTCAAAAGCATACCTGCTACAACTGAGCCATATTTACACAAAAGAAGGGCCGCATAGTTGATTAGGGCAGCAGGATGATTTTGATCTTTTAAGATCAActcttgaaaacatttttctgaTTGATCCAAGTTTCCACTGCAGGGCAGAGAAGTTTCGACTGTGAAAGCAGAAACTTTTATAAtactagaaaataaaaaacactatAAATGTTGCTCCCATACTGGTCAATGTTGTGATATGAAGATTAATCCCAGCCGTTACTTTTTGGGTATGTTACATACCAGCTATATCATTGTAAAGAAAATGTATAAAACTAGATCAAAATGAACAAGTCTATTACCACAAAGCAAAATGAAGGAAACATAAAATCACAAGAGGTTAGCAATGTGACGATGACTAATCATTTAAAAGCTTAACCCATAGTATCATAAATGTTACCATAAATATTGATAAATTAAATACCCATTTGCTTTCAGTGTGCCAGTATTGATTCCCTCATCCCTCTAATTTAAGCAACCATGGCGACAAAATCTTAAGAGACACTTCTGTcctcatttataaaataataaaaataataataataaaaaaaagatggtATAATAATCACCCCTTACCATTGAAGGTAAGCAATCCCAAGGTTTCCAAGGCAATCGTGGTTGTCTGGAGCAACAGCCAACAACGATGACAGAACCGTAATAGCACtctaccaaaaacaaaaaatttcatatCAGACCATGAAAAGGAACATGCAACCGTGAACAAAAACAGTAACAAACTTATACCTGTAGACGACCAGTTTTAAGAAGTATCAAGCCTAGGGAATTCCATAAAGCAGCCTGTCTCATATCTGATTGCGTTGACTCCTTCAGTTTACAAAGAATATCCTCAAGCTCTTTAGGTTCAAGTTCTTTATCTGAGTTATTATCCACTGAACTCTCTAGTATAAGACACTACACAGTTAACAAAACATGTTAACCATATTAGCAACTAATAGGATCATTTACATACACTGGAGACTACATTACAGTTATAAGGATTACTGCACCTGTGCATGGTGAATTTGAACCATTGAAAGTAAATCTGGCCTATCGATCTCTGCCTCAGAGCGGAGCAAGATTTCCGCTGCCTTCTCATACGCCACAACAGCCTAATATTGTTCTAGAACTTGATGAAGTTTTTGTAGCATgcatattataaattaaaacgAAAAGTACAGTCAGTTTCAAAGCCTACCTTCAGAGGTTGACCCAACCTTTGGTACATTAGGCCAAGTATAAACTGAGCATGAGCATTTTTGGGCATCTTCCTTGCGACATGAACTAACCCCTACAAGCATGAACTGAGTACATCAATAACTACATTGCAGAAACTTTAACTAGCGTGCATATGGGAGTCCCTGTAAATTGGGAGGGAGGAGCACAAGCATGCCCAGTGCCTTTGAAATCTATCACATTTGATAGATTGCCTTATCATAACTTCTATGAGATATCAATTCAAGGCACAAAAAGCAGTaattggaaaacaaaaaaatggtaaaatatcttgcaaaaaattaaattaagccAGCCGCCAATATAGTCGGGCAGAAGGAACAAACTTATAAAACACAAACCTAGTAAACTACATATACATAACCATCCATGCAACACACAGACATGCATTAATTAATATCAGAAAAACAGATACAGGACCGATCGAAGAGGGGGGGAACTCACAGTTTTTAGGCTGCTAACTTTTTCCTCACGCGACGAAGGAGCCCCTTGACCATGCTGCTCGCCATCAGCATCTGCTCCATAATCAAGAGAGCAATCTACCTTATTATTCCTTGAACGGCATTTCCCCGATTTGTTCGAACGTTTAACTTCACCTTCCATGGTCTCACAGTCGTTGTAAATCACCGTACTCTTGTCTTGACTGCTCTCCTCATTACTCAACCTACATATTATACAATTAAACCAGTCTTCAGTAGAATATTGTAAAGTCTCAGATTTTCCATCATCTGCGACCTGAAAAGGGTAAAAACTGGCCTAAACTGAGCCTGCCAGTATTCCTCGGCTTAGCTTATCGGAATTATAATCATTATTACACAAATTATGCCctagaaaaaattcaaaacatcattttcCTCGGGTTTTCTAAGCAATCAAACAGAGGgcaataaataacaaaaagagcaaaaagaaaatgaaaaagagaattGGATGACATAAGAAGGTTTAGATAAGGTGAAGACAGAGAGGAACCTGGTGAGGTCTGGGGCGGACACGTGAACGGAATCGTCGCCGTCCGCTTCAGGAGGGTCGACGTTAAGGTCGGCTAAAACGACGAACCTGGGAAGCTGTTGCGACAGCCTCTTCGGGTTCTCTTCGACGAAGCTCTCTGCGGTTCCGAGTTGTGGTTTTATAGGCATTGGGTACGGTTCGGACATTTTATGCTTTCACTTCCAGCGATGGAGAAGGAACATGAGTAGAGCTGCCTTTGGCTGTGTTTGGTTTCGTCGATTAGGTTTTTCTTGtttcgttttgatttttttttccccttttgccAGAGTTTTGTGCGAGTTGGGCTGGAGTTAGGACAAggttatttttttggaaaaaatatatattagcctctCAAattacaactttttcttcatatgGCTCTCCAAATTATCGAGGCTTGTATTtcggcctcccaaactaccaactccCCATTTTTTGGCCCTCTTTGTAAGTTTATGCAGTCTAAATGGATGGAAATGAGTTATGTGTTGTGCACGAGACTTAACAGTATATAAACTCTCGAAAATGCCCTACTCTTTAAACGTGAAATTACTAGATTTTCCCTTTGAGAAAATAACATGAAGAACACAATATTACGAAAATGCCATTCGGGCAGGAGCTGTCCAACTAGACTCAAAGATGCATAGTCCGACGCCGTGGGTTTGCTCTCGGGTCCTTCTCATCATTCACAAACACTCGCATTTTCATCGGAGTGGTGGTTTGTTCGTTGTTCGCTAGTGCACGTCCATCGTGAAATGAACGGAATTAAGCTATCTCCAACCTCCACTGCTTGAAAGTTGTCAACCTCTCCAAGAATTAGTGGACCGTCCCAGTATATAACCCGACCTATTGCGAAGGAgtgaaaaacaagaaataaaaaatacggGATTAATTTCAAGTGTAAGTAGAAGGGTATTTTTGGGTTATTTGGGCTTAAAAACTCACATGTCGTGCATGTGACTCATTTTCATCCATTTAGACGGCATAAACTGACGGAGGGGGCCAAAAAATGGagagttggtagtttgggaggccagagtgcaagccttagtagtttggggggccattcGAAAAAAtggtagtagtttggggggctaatatatattttttccttactttttattaaataaatttaaatttaaattttgttatgtTTATATTAGCTACTTTTATATTATCTTCATTGTGTTAGtatattgtattatatatgaagataatagattctaaaattgattaaaatttgagaattttattattgatcTAAAATTTGATTTCGTTATAGACTTGGAAGAAGTACAATGCTTTTAGAGAATTACAGACCAAGTTGTGGCACATGATATTTCTATGGTAGATCACTAAAAACATGGACaattaatatttgaattttaggtttgggaggacaaaactaaaaaataaagaaaacatgttGAGGCTTGGGGAATTTTGCCactgtcccaaaaaaaaaaaatagagaaagttattctctaaattaggtatttatttattaaattgacatttattaTTCGCACATAAATTTGAATGGAGACAATGAGGGTATTGCCTGAATATGGCCCATTTGTTCGAGCAAGTTGCTGGATTGGAAGAATTGTTTTTGAGGTTACCGAAGGTTGCCTCTATAATTGTTAACCCTTTTTTCTTTGCACCTCGGTCCATAAGAATGGCATAATTTATCCAGTGCCCTTATCCTTGTGCATTATTCTTTGGCACACAATTTCTCTCATGCCCCTATGCTTTTGTGTCATGGATTTGGCATTTCTCAATTTCCAAAAAGTGCATCGTATGGTTTGCGAAATgagtattccattagaaaatagAATAGTTATTATCGGGAATAAAAGATaatggaatggaatgactattcctactctttagtttggtaacaacttatatactttaattagaatccaatcaaaattataaaaaaaaaaaaggttaaataaaactcaaattataataaaaaaaaaattgaaaattagtgGGTggtcgcggccacccccaaatgcttcgagggtggtcgcaccacccttGACTCTGTACATTGGCTGGCTGACCACCCATTGTtggccaccccaatgggtggtcagcCAGCCACTGTAaagctggattttttttttttttttttaaaaaaaaaaaaaattaagagaaaataaaaaataatgagtttttttttttttttttttttttttttttttttgttttgaaaaatgtagtttattccTCTTCGCaagagaataattattctaatgGGAATAACAATTCTAAGGAATAGCTTCCCtgtaattttgaatttaaggaagaAGGACTCCAGTTGGAAGCCGGCCCTAAACTTCACCCCTCAAAAAACAGATATgagcagatctgctccctcCTTCTCTCCGTTTCCCTTTCTACTCCTTGCTTCTACTATCTCCctctaattttggttttttcttttgtttataggTGTTCTCCGaccaaatcaacaatttttgCGTTTCTGCTATGTATCCGTCAATATACCTCTATGGCGTGATGTTCATCTCTTCCATAAACCACTGCAGCTGTTTGCTGGttgtatttttcctttgaataataattttcttctctttagatttGCACTCATGGGTAATCAATGGGATGAATGTTAGTTAGGTGTGATGGGTTATCTAGATAGTTCAGTGTGATGAGttatttatttaactatttttgtacatgggttagcaaAAGATGAAAATCATAGATAACGCTTTAtggtaagaattttgtttgcatctatgactatgtaaccttaTAGCATGTGTCTATGATTTTGTAGAACTTTATGCTTtatgatgtaagagctttatgttcctgatctttgatcaatgaaatactaaGATccttcgttcaaaaaaaaaaaactattacaaGGAATATGACCCTAACAAATAAAGTAATGACTCTTCTTATGAAAAGTTATTCTATTTCAAGAGTTTATTTCTGCAAGGCCTTAATATTTGTAACGGCTATTTTCTAAGGTAGGAAAACCCTATGAATGTATCCATGTTAGCCCTCGTACGTGATACCAAGTATTATTTATCACTGTTTGGTTAATAATGCGTCTTAAAGACTTTTGAATGGCCTATGATAAATCCATTGTTGATCCCCTAATCACCCACAAATAAAGTGAACAGAGTTTTTCTTTGAATTGGATACCAGTTTTAgattatgtgatttttacatgtatttttaataaaataacatattGTACATTTTATGTACTTCAGAAAACACATCAATTTGATAGACAGCATTAAAAAAAGTTCCCAAACCAaatttagaaaccaaaaaagaaaaaatcgtCCTTTATTAACTATAGCCGCCACAGCAAAATgatataagaaaaaacaaaaacaatgaagACTTTCaaggacttaaaaaaaaaaaaaaaaaaaaaaaaaaaaaaaaaaaaggggaaaaaaaataaatgaagataTAACCCTAGCCATCGTGTATTAGTAAGGCATTTTGTCGAATAATACGTGACATAACTCTTCGCTCTGCCTCCTTTGTTCATGTTAGAAGAGCTTAAAATGCTGTGGCCCATGTTTTGGCTAGGGAAGCTATGTTGAAAAATCTAAATGTCTGCTGGAGATCAGATTTTCCCTTTGTTGTATTCAAGATCTTATTGTTAGGGAGAAGTCTTTTTCCCTAGATCCTTTGTTGGGATCATGATGTATTTTGGTAGTCTTTGCAATGAagatttgtttcaaaaaaaaaaaaaaacactctcgCGAAGCAAGCCTAAAAAGCTGTCAATGGAATTGGAAAACCAACCTTTATACATCAGTTGGGATAATTAAGAATCTCCATAAGCTGACActacaaaaagagaaaacatcAGAAGGAACCCGAACATCCCATTATCATACCCCTTTAAAAAGGCATTGAATCCAGGCAACGGCTAACAACACAAGATGAGAAAAACAGATGAAAATATAATGTTCTTCTCAAGAAGCTGCAGTCTGAGTTACGAAAGCATCCATGCCTGATGAACCG contains these protein-coding regions:
- the LOC133876026 gene encoding probable UDP-N-acetylglucosamine--peptide N-acetylglucosaminyltransferase SEC, which translates into the protein MSEPYPMPIKPQLGTAESFVEENPKRLSQQLPRFVVLADLNVDPPEADGDDSVHVSAPDLTRLSNEESSQDKSTVIYNDCETMEGEVKRSNKSGKCRSRNNKVDCSLDYGADADGEQHGQGAPSSREEKVSSLKTGLVHVARKMPKNAHAQFILGLMYQRLGQPLKAVVAYEKAAEILLRSEAEIDRPDLLSMVQIHHAQCLILESSVDNNSDKELEPKELEDILCKLKESTQSDMRQAALWNSLGLILLKTGRLQSAITVLSSLLAVAPDNHDCLGNLGIAYLQCGNLDQSEKCFQELILKDQNHPAALINYAALLLCKYGSVVAGAGANAGEGAAVEQVTAVNVAKECLLAALKPDPKAAHIWANLANAYYMTGDHRSSGKCLEKAAKIEPNCMSTRYAVAVNRIKDAERSQDPGEQLSWAGNEMASIIRDGDPVLIDLPVAWAGLAMVHKAQHEIAAAFETKQNDLMEVEDRAVNSLKQAVAEDPDDAVQWHQLGLHSLCTRQFKTSQKFLKAAVARLKEISFAWSNLGISLQLSGEPSQAEEMYKRALALATTEQAHAIFSNLGNLYRQQKQYDRAKAMFTKSLELQPGYAPAFNNLGLVFVAEGCLGEAKYCFEKALQADPLLDAAKSNMIKAVSMSRLCDGFTSCHLRD